A genome region from Bufo gargarizans isolate SCDJY-AF-19 chromosome 2, ASM1485885v1, whole genome shotgun sequence includes the following:
- the LOC122926381 gene encoding cornifelin homolog, with protein GLCGAFVPCILACRMASDFGECCCLPCLPGTLLAMRTGVRERYHIPGTICNDCVCLTFCGQCTLCQLARELKQRN; from the exons GGTCTTTGTGGAGCATTTGTCCCCTGTATTCTGGCATGTAGGATGGCTTCAGACTTCGGAGAGTGCTGCTGCCTGCCATGTCTGCCGGGCACTTTGCTCGCCATGAGGACCGGCGTCAGGGAACGATATCACATCCCG GGAACTATCTGCAATGACTGCGTGTGCCTGACGTTCTGCGGACAGTGCACGCTTTGTCAGTTGGCCCGTGAGCTGAAACAAAGGAACTGA